The following proteins are co-located in the Sphingorhabdus lutea genome:
- a CDS encoding putative signal transducing protein: MSLVELARFPTKIKADICKSFLQSHEIMSVIFDDGMNNFFGGGGLIAVKLMVLDEDHDEAASLLAKAELL; this comes from the coding sequence ATGTCTCTTGTCGAACTTGCCCGTTTCCCAACCAAAATAAAGGCAGATATTTGCAAGTCATTTTTGCAATCGCATGAAATTATGTCGGTTATATTTGATGATGGCATGAATAATTTTTTTGGTGGAGGCGGTTTAATTGCGGTGAAGCTGATGGTTTTGGATGAAGATCATGATGAAGCCGCTTCATTATTGGCCAAGGCAGAATTATTATGA
- a CDS encoding endonuclease/exonuclease/phosphatase family protein, translating to MTLSLRVTSYNIHKAVGTDGRYDPARIMDILHIVDADIVALQESDRRFGNRHSCLPLDMIENNQKWQIVDFKGKHEKKVHHGIGWHGNALFIPKQAKIIHSETIKLPTLEPRGAICAHIEIGGQHLCIISCHLDLSGLWRRRQIRTILEYIDKHPHKLPTILMGDFNQWSRSGALSEFAYHHLKLVDMGPSFPSRRPVARLDRLLHSPDIIISNHGVCDDAKARQASDHLPIWADVQI from the coding sequence ATGACCCTGTCCCTGCGGGTTACCAGTTATAATATACATAAAGCCGTTGGCACAGATGGGCGATATGATCCGGCGCGTATTATGGATATATTACATATTGTCGATGCTGATATTGTCGCCCTTCAGGAATCGGATCGCCGTTTTGGAAATCGGCACAGCTGTTTGCCATTGGATATGATAGAAAATAACCAAAAATGGCAAATTGTTGATTTTAAGGGAAAGCATGAAAAAAAAGTGCATCATGGCATAGGGTGGCATGGCAATGCGCTGTTCATTCCAAAACAGGCAAAGATAATTCATTCCGAAACAATTAAACTCCCGACATTAGAACCAAGGGGAGCGATTTGCGCACATATTGAAATTGGTGGACAACATTTATGCATAATATCATGCCATTTGGATCTGTCTGGCCTTTGGCGGCGGCGACAAATAAGGACGATTTTGGAATATATTGATAAGCATCCCCATAAATTACCAACAATTTTAATGGGGGATTTTAACCAATGGTCGCGTTCGGGGGCATTATCCGAATTTGCCTATCATCATTTGAAATTGGTGGATATGGGCCCCAGCTTCCCTTCGCGGCGGCCGGTTGCCCGGCTTGACCGTTTATTGCACAGCCCTGATATCATCATCTCTAATCATGGTGTTTGCGATGATGCAAAGGCGCGGCAGGCATCGGACCATTTGCCCATTTGGGCTGATGTGCAGATATGA